One Pocillopora verrucosa isolate sample1 chromosome 10, ASM3666991v2, whole genome shotgun sequence genomic window carries:
- the LOC136283868 gene encoding adhesion G-protein coupled receptor D1-like, which translates to MMAAMDPKPEKLQENVILKFRNLKNHRSEKHCMFWSGLRNSQDGFSKDGCHIVTSQSNSEETVCSCNHLTHFAVLVDYRSDSVLSQKDEDILEIITYLGLSLSIIGMILTIIMYSLFADVHQPLPQIRLSLAASLGAGQISFFAGMHAMDNPAICITAAVLTQYFLMAAFCWMLVEGIYFYLFIVKVYNISNRLIVYHVMAWGFPLIMVITSLSIAIGKGGIQSYTSTKYCWLSSTYDLIWIFVAFLTATGVLGSFILARVTRELTTLPQTGVDKIQRVRLGIRTCVLMIPLLGITWLFGLLSPLHKAFTYIFTILNSTQGVLIFILHCMRNSQIRERLRGKIKILKIGQIRARMKVRMNAVSPSPNNRNSTKKNVKMNPTDGGAVWATKLHPFSEYELK; encoded by the exons ATGATGGCTGCTATGGATCCCAAACCAGAAAAGTTACAAGAAAATGTAATCTTGAAGTTCAGGAACCTGAAG AATCACCGAAGTGAGAAGCATTGCATGTTCTGGAGTGGCCTCAGGAATAG TCAAGATGGATTTTCGAAAGATGGATGTCATATAGTTACATCCCAaagcaactcagaagaaacagtctgcagctgcaatcatttgactcattttgcTGTCTTAGTTGACTACAGAAGTGACAGTGTG CTGTCCCAGAAGGACGAAGATATCCTGGAGATTATCACCTACCTAGGATTAAGCCTTTCCATCATCGGAATGATTCTAACTATAATCATGTATTCCTTGTTCGC aGATGTTCATCAACCTCTCCCTCAAATACGATTGAGTCTCGCCGCATCGCTCGGTGCTGGTCAAATAAGCTTTTTCGCTGGAATGCACGCCATGGATAACCCA gCCATTTGCATCACAGCAGCAGTTCTTACACAGTATTTCCTGATGGCTGCTTTCTGCTGGATGCTAGTGGAAGGAATCTACTTTTACTTGTTTATTgtgaaagtttacaacatcAGCAATAGGTTGATAGTGTATCACGTCATGGCATGGG GTTTCCCCCTCATTATGGTCATCACTTCTCTCAGCATCGCAATTGGAAAAGGAGGGATTCAAAGCTACACCAGCACTAAATA tTGTTGGTTGTCGTCAACTTATGACTTGATCTGGATATTTGTTGCATTTCTGACGGCAACTGGAGTT ctcgGCAGTTTTATACTCGCACGTGTCACAAGGGAGTTGACCACATTGCCGCAAACAGGAGTCGACAAGATTCAGCGAGTCCG ACTTGGCATCAGAACATGTGTTCTAATGATTCCCCTTCTTGGCATCACGTGGTTGTTTGGTCTTCTCTCGCCTCTACACAAGGCTTTCACCTACATCTTCACCATTCTCAACTCTACTCAG GGTGTCCTGATTTTCATCCTGCACTGTATGAGAAACAGTCAG ATAAGGGAGCGATTGCGaggcaaaattaaaatattgaagATTGGTCAGATTAGAGCTCGAATGAAAGTTCGAATGAACGCTGTTTCCCCATCTCCAAACAACAGAAACTCAACCAAAAAGAATGTAAAGATGAATCCAACTGATGGTGGTGCAGTGTGGGCAACTAAGTTGCACCCATTCAGCGAATATGAGTTGAAATAG
- the LOC136283677 gene encoding uncharacterized protein: MTLIGCRKSTRTSYAADKVYKCFLKNMTGTICRDGAIEIEKDETSTATLTCWQTGCPQNSKIGKTASLSSKVSSKVPSVAKLLSTSSSSAETVYPTSSASVVSRVATLITTSWSSALSSSAGTVSPTSSLSIVSKAATPITTSLSLALSSEAVTVSPTSSSSVLSRMATLITRSSSSALSSPGGEASPTLWSLIVSRVASPITASSSAAEIVSSTSLSSLVSRVATIITTSSSATLLSVAGTVFPTSSSSILLSAQKLSPASSSQIVSSEAALSLTTLSSEGLSAPKFSLKPSSLIGSSAAMLASSSIPSSSSKISSRRSLLSIPPSSVLSSTVSSFLMSSAAAVEPTPTSSPSPTPVFSSAPFLSSSPSPSQKLANDAVSELHSLNITSNNSLQEAANVFENFNTKYRNMNLGEEQHRVDKLRSETIFKVAVAFEKVVLSYGKYHLSGTRSSKRIVRDNIILGIQKGYRQNASNFYLEKHEWQASINISSGNFADNGSVIVGCVYKDLHDLIQKGHDKTRYVDGLNI, from the exons ATGACATTGATAGGATGTAGGAAATCCACAAGAACTTCATATGCGGCCGATAAGGTCTACAAATGTTTTCTGAAAAACATGACAGGAACCATCTGTCGTGATGGCGCTatagaaatagaaaaagatgaAACATCCACCGCTACATTGACCTGCTGGCAGACAGGGTGTCCACAAAACTCCAAAATCGGGAAAACTG CATCATTGTCATCAAAAGTATCATCAAAAGTACCGTCGGTAGCAAAATTATTATCAACATCCTCGTCATCAGCAGAAACAGTTTATCCAACTTCTTCGGCATCGGTAGTTTCAAGGGTAGCGACACTAATAACAACATCATGGTCATCAGCATTATCATCGTCAGCAGGAACAGTTTCTCCAACATCCTCCTTATCAATAGTGTCAAAAGCAGCAacgccaataacaacatcattGTCATTAGCATTATCGTCGGAAGCTGTAACAGTTTCTCCCACATCCTCGTCATCAGTACTATCAAGAATGGCAACACTAATAACAAGATCATCGTCATCAGCATTATCATCGCCAGGAGGAGAAGCTTCTCCAACATTGTGGTCATTAATAGTATCAAGAGTAGCATCGCCAATAACAGCATCATCTTCGGCAGCAGAAATAGTTTCTTCAACATCTTTGTCATCACTAGTTTCAAGGGTagcaacaataataacaacatcATCGTCAGCAACATTGTTATCGGTAGCAGGAACAGTTTTTCCTACATCTTCGTCATCAATATTATTATCAGCACAAAAATTATCCCCAGCATCATCTTCACAAATTGTATCGTCAGAAGCAGCATTATCACTGACAACTTTGTCGTCAGAAGGATTATCGGCACCAAAGTTTTCACTTAAACCATCGTCATTAATAGGATCATCGGCCGCAATGTTAGCGTCATCATCAATTCCATCATcatcttcaaaaatttcatcaagAAGATCATTACTATCAATACCACCCTCATCAGTTTTATCATCAACAGTATCATCATTTCTAATGTCCTCGGCAGCAGCTGTAGAACCAACACCAACATCATCACCATCACCAACACCAGTATTTTCTTCAGCACCATTTTTATCATCATCGCCATCACCATCACAAAAGCtg GCAAATGATGCTGTTTCAGAGCTCCATAGCCTTAATATCACCAGCAACAATTCCTTACAA GAAGCTGCAAATGTGTTTGAAAACTTCAACACTAAATACCGGAATATGAATCTCGGAGAAGAACAGCACAGAGTAGATAAGCTCAGAAGTGAGACTATTTTTAAGGTGGCAGTCGCCTTCGAGAAAGTTGTTCTTAGCTATGGCAAATACCATCTAAGTGGAACAAGGAGTTCAAAAAGGATCGTTCGCGACAACATAA TCCTTGGTATTCAAAAAGGTTACAGACAAAATGCAAGTAACTTCTATCTGGAGAAACACGAATGGCAAGCATCTATTAATATTTCCTCTGGGAATTTTGCTGACAATG GATCAGTAATAGTTGGGTGTGTGTACAAGGATCTACATGATTTAATCCAGAAAGGTCATGATAAAACAAGGTACGTGGATGGCTTAAATATCTAA